The genomic stretch TATCGAGCTACGCAACGGCACCTGGCGCAGCGGCCTCGGCACCCAGGTGGCGGCCTTCCTGGAGCAGCGCGGCTACCACATCACGAAGATCGGCGACTCGGCACGCAAGCCGCAGGCGAAGACCACGATCCTGTACGGGCCGAACGGCGAGACCCGCGTGCCCACGCTCACGAACGACCTCCTCGGCCCCGCCGCCGCCAGGAAGATCGACGCCGCGCGTACGAACCGGCTGGTGCTCGTGATCGGCGACGACTGGAAGGGCGTGAAACCGCTGCGCGCGGACGACACGGAGTCGATCAAGGGCTTCGACGCCACCCACGATTCCTGCGCCACCTGACGGCGTCATAGCCAGTAGGACTAGTCAACGACCCAGCGCTGAAGCTCTGGGCTTGCGCCTCTCGATCCGGTCTGGCTGACCGGCTCGGGGCGCACTGAGCCCGCTTTCCACGGCGGGCTCGTTGGGCATGTTGACGAATGCCCACACCGCGCTCGCCCGCCTTTCGACGTTGAGTGCGGCGATATGGTCGGCTGGTCCAGCGAACCCGCACGACGCGCAGCCAAAGGTGTCCCTGGTGGGGCGGTTGCCTCGCCCGGTGTGCCCACACCAGCGGTTCGGGCACATCTGCGAGGTGTAGGCCGGATCCACCTCCACGAAGGCGACACCAGCCCGGCGCGCCTTGTAGGCGAGGAACTCGCCCAGCTGGTGGAACGGCATAGCCCACAAAGGGGCATGCGTAACCCTCCAGAGCAGACTTGAGCCATGCAAACGAACATGATCAACATTGACGGCGTGGAACTCTGGACCGAGGAGTTCGGAGATGCCACGCACCCGCCGATCCTGCTGGTGATGGGGTCGATGACGCAGGGGATCCTGTGGCCGGACGAGTTCGTCGGGCGGCTGGCCGCGGCCGGTCGCCGGGTCATCAGGTACGACCACCGCGACACCGGCAGGTCGGCCACCTTCGACTTCGAGAAGCAGCGGTACACGTGGCTCGACATCAGGGACGACGTGCTGCGCGTGCTGGACGCGTACGGGCTGGACAGCGCGCACCTCGTCTGCCACTCGGCAGGCGGGCTGCTCGGCCAGCTGATCGCCGTCGAGCAGCCGGAGCGGGTGCGCACGCTCACCGTGATCGGTTCCTCGCCACTGGGCGAGCACGAGGGCGAGGTGCTCATGCGGGCGCTCACCGGGCAGCCGCAGCCCGAGGGAAGCCTGCCGCCGCCGAGGCCCGAGTTCGTGGAGTTCTACACGAAGATGATCGCCGCCCCTCCGCCGGCCGACCGGCGCGAGCAGGTGGCGCGCATGATCGAGGAGGCGCGGGTGCTGCACGGCACCGCACTGCCGTTCGACGAGGACGCGGAGCGGCACCTGCAGGAACGGGTGCTGGAGCGGGCCCGCGATCTGTCGGCCCTGGTCAATCACCGCCTGGCGTACGCGGCCGGCCCGGACTTCGAGCCGACGGACGCACTGGGCGGGGTGAAGGCGCCGACGCTGGTCATCGAGGGCACGCACGAGCCGGCCAAGCCCGGCCACAGCGCGATCATCGCCGAGCGGATCCCGGGCGCCGAGCTGCTGATGATCGACGGGATGGGGCACATGCTGCCGCCCCAGGCGTACGAGGAACTGGCCACGGCCATCGTCCGCCACACCGCACGGTAGGCCGGGCTAGGCGATGAACTGCGAGAGGGCGGCGAGCGCGTCCACGACCTGGCGGGCGTCGGGCGTGCTCGCCGGGTCGAGCAGCCACTGCAGCATGAGCCCGTCCGCGATCGCCACCAGCACCGACACCAGGATCTCGGGCGACATCGGCGGCTCGACGCCGAGCTGCGCGGCAGCCCGCCTCATCATGTCGGCGCCTGTCTGCCGCGCCCGGGCGTAGGCCTCGGCCATCTTCTCCCGCAGCACGGGCTCGCGCAGCGCCGCCGGGTAACCCTCGACGCACAGGATGAGCTGGGGCCGCAGCTCCTCGAACACGTCGACCAGCGCGATCATCGCGCGCTCCAGCATCTCCCTGGGGCTGCCGAGCACGGCGCCGAACAACGACCGCTCGACGTGCGCGGTCCACTGGTCGAAGAAGCCGGCTATGGCCTCGTTGAGCAGCGCGTCCTTGCCCCCGAAGTGATAGCCGATGGAGGCCAGGTTGGTGCCGGAGGCGGCGACCAGGTCTCGTGCGGTGGTGCGGGCATAGCCCTTCTCCTGCAGGCATGCCACCGCGCCCGCCAGCAACTTGTCCCGGTATCCACCGGCCTCTGTTCTCGCCACGGAATCCATGGTACAGATGTATACGAGCGTCTATGACACACGTACATCTACTTAGGAGGCGCAAGCCATGCTCCCTCCAGGACCGAGGCTTCCGTCGCTGGTGCAGACCGCGTGGTTCATGCGGGACTCGCCCGGCATGATGGAAAACCTGCACCGCAGGTACGGGCCCGTCTTCGCGGTGCGCTTCACGGGTTATCCGCCGGAGGTCTACGTGGCCACCGGAGAGTTGGCGGCGCAAGTCTACCAGACCGACCAGGGTGGTGGGCGCGCCGGTGCGGCGCGGCGCGACTTCCTGGAGCACATGGTCGGCGCGCACTCGGTGCTGACGCTGGACGGCGACGACTGGTGGCGGCACCGCAAGCTGCTCAACCCGCCGCTGCGGGCCAAGCAGGTCGCCGGTTACCGCGACGAGATCGCCGCGATCGCGGCGGAGAAGATCGCGACCTGGCCGCTGGGCAGGCCGTTGGCGCTGCGCGAACGCATGCAGGACATCACGCTGGAGATCATCATCAGACTGATCTTCGGCATCAGGGACGCCGGGCGAGTGAGCAGGCTGCAAACGCTGCTGCCCGAGCTGATCGAGACCGGCGGGTCAATGCAGACGATCATGCTGCCGGAGCGGCTGCGGGCATTCGCGGCGCGGGCGCCGTTCCTGGCCTACGGGCGGTTCGTCCGGATCCGGGCAGAGGTCGACACGATCCTGTTCGACGAGATCCGCCGTCGGCGCTCGGCCACGGGAGCCGGCGACACGGACGTGCTCAGCCGGCTGCTCGAGACCGGCCTGGGCGACCAGGAGATCCGCGACGAGCTGATCACCATGCTGATCGCCGGTCACGAGACCACCGCGACCGGCCTGGCCTGGGCCTTCGAGCGGCTCCTACGCATGCCCGAGGTCATGGAACGACTGCCGGACGACGAACCCTACCTCGACGCGGTGGTCAAGGAGGTGCTACGCGTCCGGCCCGCCGTCTATGAGGCGCCGCGGCTGCTCGACGCCCCGCTCCCGCTGTGCGAATACGAGATCCCGGCCGGCTGGTATGCCGGGCCGTACATCCCTCTCGTGCACCGCGACCCCGAAGCGTTCCCCTCTCCTGAGGAGTTCCGCCCGGAACGCTTCATGGAGGGGCACCAGAACAGGGCCTGGATGCCCTTCGGCGGCGGCCGGCGCTTCTGCGTCGGCGCGCAGCTCGCGCTTCTGGAGATGCGGGTCATCATTCGCGAGGTGCTGCACCGCCTGGAGCTCTCGGCGCCCGATCAGGCGCCGGAGGCCAGGCGGCTGAAGAACGTCACCCTTGCCCCCGCGAAGCTGACCCGCGTCATTGCGCGCGCTCGGACTCCTGCTCCGATGCCGTAGACGGGTAGCTCTCCTCGCGCCGCGTATCGGCACCGAGCTCCTCGCGGAGCCGGTCGTAGTCGATGTTGTGGTTGGCGTACTTCAGCTGGCGAGCGACCTTCGTCTGCTTCGCCTTGGCTCTTCCTCGGCCCATGGCTACTCCCTAGTCCCCGCAGTCATGCTATCCAACAACATGGTGACTTGAAGAATTATGCAACTCCGCTGGATTAGTCTGGGCTATATGCACGTGGAGGTCTATCAGGCCAAGGCCGACTTCTTCCGGACGCTCGGCCACCCCGCTCGCATCAGAGTGTTGGAGCTACTCCAGGAAGGGCCGCTGCCCGTCAGGGATCTACTGGCCCAGATCGACATCGAGCCGTCCAGCCTCTCGCAGCAGCTCGCGGTCCTGCGCAGGGCGGGGATCGTGAGCGCGATCCGCGAGGGCAGCACAGTGGTCTACACGCTGGCCACACCGGAGCTGGCCGATCTGCTCGGCGCCGCCCGCCGCATCCTCACCGACATGCTCGCCGACCAAGGGGAGCTGCTCGCCGAGTTGCGCGCGGAGGTCACCTAGCGAACGTCCGCCGCGGGACACCAGGCCCTGGGCCGAAGAGCAGATCTACTAGGCTCTCCTGCATGGTCTCCGAGCTGTTCGATCCCAAGGCATGGCAGGTGGTCGAGGGATTCGACTTCACCGACATCACTTACCACCGGGCTGTGGACCAGGGCACGGTGCGGATCGCCTTCAACCGCCCCGACGTGCGCAACGCCTTCCGTCCCCAGACCGTGGACGAGCTCTATCGCGCGCTCGACCACGCCCGGCAGACCACCGACGTCGGCTGCGTGCTGCTCACCGGCAACGGCCCGTCGCCGAAGGACGGCGGCTGGGCCTTCTGCTCCGGCGGCGACCAGCGCATCAGGGGCAAGGACGGCTATCAGTACGCCGACGGCTCGGCCTCGACCGGACGCCTGCACATCCTGGAGGTGCAGCGCCTGATCCGCTTCATGCCCAAGGTCGTGATCTGCGTCGTGCCCGGGTGGGCGGCGGGCGGCGGCCACAGCCTGCACGTCGTGGCGGACCTCACGCTGGCCAGCGCGGAGCACGCCCGGTTCAAGCAGACCGACGCCGACGTGGCCAGCTTCGACGGCGGCTTCGGCTCGGCCTACCTCGCGCGGCAGGTCGGGCAGAAGTTCGCCCGCGAGATCTTCTTCCTCGGCGACACCTACACCGCGGCCGACGCCCACCGCATGGGCATGGTCAACGCCGTGGTGCCGCATGCGGAGCTGGAGGCCACGGCCCTGGAGTGGGCCCGCAAGATCAACGGCAAGTCGCCCACGGCGCAGCGCATGCTGAAGTTCGCCTTCAACATGATCGACGACGGGCTGGTGGGGCAGCAGGTTTTCGCGGGCGAGGCGACGCGGCTGGCGTACATGACGGACGAGGCGGCCGAAGGGCGCGACTCGTTCCTGGAGAAGCGTTCCCCCGACTGGTCGCCCTTCCCCTGGCACTACTGATGCGGATCGAGGTACCGGCGGCCCTGACCGCATCCCACGTCAAGTACGACGGAGAGGCGGGGCGCGCCTGGTCCGCCGGGCTGCCCGCGCTGGCCGAGCGCTACCTGGAGGAATGGGAGCTGCGGCTCGACGGCGAGCCCGGCCACGGCGTGGTGTCGCTGGTGTTGCCGGTGATCCGCGCGGACGGCACGCGGGCCGCTCTGAAGCTGCAGCCGGTCACCGACGAGAACGCCACCGAGGCGATGGGGCTGCGCGCCTGGGACGGCGACGCGTCGGTGCGGCTGCTCGACTCCGACCCGGACACCGGCACCCTGCTGCTGGAACGGCTGCACGCCGACCGCCCGCTGTCGGCCCTGCCCGACGACATCGAGGCGCTGAAGATCCTGACCGAGCTGCTCGCCCGGCTCGTCGCCCACCCCGCGCCCGAGGGCATGCGCCGCCTCGGTGACATCGCGCAGGCCATGCTCGACGACGTGGACGAGGCCCTCACGAAACTGCCGCGCGAGCAGGACCGCCGCTGGCTGCGGTGGTGCGCGGACGCGGTCGCCGAGCTCGTCCTCGAGCCCGGCGACCGGCTGCTGCACTGGGACCTGCACTACGACAACGTGCTGGCCGCCGACCGGGAGCCGTGGCTGGCCATCGACCCCAAGCCGCTGGCCGGCGACCCGGGGTTCGACCTCTGTCCCGCCCTGTGGAACCGGTGGGACGACGTGGTCGCCACCGGCGACGTGACGCGGGCGGTGCTGCGCCGCTTCGACCTCATGGTGGACGGGCTCGGCCTCGACCCGCGGCGGGCGGCACGCTGGACGCTCGGCCGGGTCCTGCAGAACGCCCTGTGGGACGTCGAGGACGGCGAGCGCGAGCTCGACGAGATCGGCCTGGCCGTCGCCGAGGCCGTACGCGTCAGATCGTGAGAACGATCTTGCCCTGGCCGTGCCCGGTCTCGATCTCCCGGTGCGCGTCCGCGGCCTCCTCCAGCCGGTACGCCCGCCGCACCGGGAAGCTGAAGCGACCCTCGGCGTACAACGCGGCGTAGCGCCCGAGCCGCTC from Nonomuraea polychroma encodes the following:
- a CDS encoding zinc ribbon domain-containing protein — protein: MPFHQLGEFLAYKARRAGVAFVEVDPAYTSQMCPNRWCGHTGRGNRPTRDTFGCASCGFAGPADHIAALNVERRASAVWAFVNMPNEPAVESGLSAPRAGQPDRIERRKPRASALGR
- a CDS encoding alpha/beta fold hydrolase, with the protein product MINIDGVELWTEEFGDATHPPILLVMGSMTQGILWPDEFVGRLAAAGRRVIRYDHRDTGRSATFDFEKQRYTWLDIRDDVLRVLDAYGLDSAHLVCHSAGGLLGQLIAVEQPERVRTLTVIGSSPLGEHEGEVLMRALTGQPQPEGSLPPPRPEFVEFYTKMIAAPPPADRREQVARMIEEARVLHGTALPFDEDAERHLQERVLERARDLSALVNHRLAYAAGPDFEPTDALGGVKAPTLVIEGTHEPAKPGHSAIIAERIPGAELLMIDGMGHMLPPQAYEELATAIVRHTAR
- a CDS encoding TetR/AcrR family transcriptional regulator; amino-acid sequence: MARTEAGGYRDKLLAGAVACLQEKGYARTTARDLVAASGTNLASIGYHFGGKDALLNEAIAGFFDQWTAHVERSLFGAVLGSPREMLERAMIALVDVFEELRPQLILCVEGYPAALREPVLREKMAEAYARARQTGADMMRRAAAQLGVEPPMSPEILVSVLVAIADGLMLQWLLDPASTPDARQVVDALAALSQFIA
- a CDS encoding cytochrome P450, with translation MLPPGPRLPSLVQTAWFMRDSPGMMENLHRRYGPVFAVRFTGYPPEVYVATGELAAQVYQTDQGGGRAGAARRDFLEHMVGAHSVLTLDGDDWWRHRKLLNPPLRAKQVAGYRDEIAAIAAEKIATWPLGRPLALRERMQDITLEIIIRLIFGIRDAGRVSRLQTLLPELIETGGSMQTIMLPERLRAFAARAPFLAYGRFVRIRAEVDTILFDEIRRRRSATGAGDTDVLSRLLETGLGDQEIRDELITMLIAGHETTATGLAWAFERLLRMPEVMERLPDDEPYLDAVVKEVLRVRPAVYEAPRLLDAPLPLCEYEIPAGWYAGPYIPLVHRDPEAFPSPEEFRPERFMEGHQNRAWMPFGGGRRFCVGAQLALLEMRVIIREVLHRLELSAPDQAPEARRLKNVTLAPAKLTRVIARARTPAPMP
- a CDS encoding DUF3073 domain-containing protein; amino-acid sequence: MGRGRAKAKQTKVARQLKYANHNIDYDRLREELGADTRREESYPSTASEQESERAQ
- a CDS encoding ArsR/SmtB family transcription factor — encoded protein: MHVEVYQAKADFFRTLGHPARIRVLELLQEGPLPVRDLLAQIDIEPSSLSQQLAVLRRAGIVSAIREGSTVVYTLATPELADLLGAARRILTDMLADQGELLAELRAEVT
- a CDS encoding 1,4-dihydroxy-2-naphthoyl-CoA synthase, giving the protein MVSELFDPKAWQVVEGFDFTDITYHRAVDQGTVRIAFNRPDVRNAFRPQTVDELYRALDHARQTTDVGCVLLTGNGPSPKDGGWAFCSGGDQRIRGKDGYQYADGSASTGRLHILEVQRLIRFMPKVVICVVPGWAAGGGHSLHVVADLTLASAEHARFKQTDADVASFDGGFGSAYLARQVGQKFAREIFFLGDTYTAADAHRMGMVNAVVPHAELEATALEWARKINGKSPTAQRMLKFAFNMIDDGLVGQQVFAGEATRLAYMTDEAAEGRDSFLEKRSPDWSPFPWHY
- a CDS encoding aminoglycoside phosphotransferase family protein, with translation MRIEVPAALTASHVKYDGEAGRAWSAGLPALAERYLEEWELRLDGEPGHGVVSLVLPVIRADGTRAALKLQPVTDENATEAMGLRAWDGDASVRLLDSDPDTGTLLLERLHADRPLSALPDDIEALKILTELLARLVAHPAPEGMRRLGDIAQAMLDDVDEALTKLPREQDRRWLRWCADAVAELVLEPGDRLLHWDLHYDNVLAADREPWLAIDPKPLAGDPGFDLCPALWNRWDDVVATGDVTRAVLRRFDLMVDGLGLDPRRAARWTLGRVLQNALWDVEDGERELDEIGLAVAEAVRVRS